From Nitratidesulfovibrio vulgaris str. Hildenborough, a single genomic window includes:
- a CDS encoding helix-turn-helix domain-containing protein: MNVMTTRRRQCGAARAKMRFRIREELERRGLTMTSLAAQIGVCNQAVSKTISGMTHSPRVLQALREIGVPEKYLCDPAKFEEVTEGKVA, from the coding sequence ATGAACGTGATGACGACACGCAGACGGCAGTGCGGTGCCGCGCGGGCCAAGATGCGCTTCCGCATTCGCGAGGAGCTTGAACGGCGCGGGCTGACCATGACTTCGCTGGCGGCGCAGATAGGCGTCTGCAATCAGGCCGTGTCGAAGACCATCAGCGGCATGACGCACAGTCCGCGAGTGCTTCAGGCTCTGCGGGAAATCGGTGTCCCGGAAAAGTACCTCTGCGATCCTGCGAAGTTTGAAGAAGTCACGGAAGGGAAGGTGGCGTGA
- a CDS encoding LexA family transcriptional regulator codes for MKDASWEEILSRLNEATETRSDAALAAALGLSHQAIYSAKSKGRIPPAWIYEAARRYDVSADWLFFGRGRKKVADPDESADPSPTLEKAEVARRLLATRQATPLDVEHDGIIECADCQIMMMPMVEARLSAGTGSFETGANVERRYAFRMDFLMRKGCPSQMVLMRVAGDSMEPEVKHNDVVLIDQSQLTPRPGALYAVGVEDMVYLKLINATPGKLVMTSYNAAYPPLEVDARGDLANGIRIIGRAVWVGRELS; via the coding sequence ATGAAAGATGCAAGCTGGGAAGAAATCCTTTCCCGCCTCAATGAGGCGACTGAAACCAGAAGTGACGCCGCATTAGCCGCAGCGCTGGGGCTCTCTCATCAAGCGATTTACAGCGCAAAATCAAAAGGTCGAATCCCTCCTGCATGGATTTATGAGGCAGCAAGAAGATACGATGTATCAGCTGATTGGCTTTTCTTTGGGCGAGGGAGAAAGAAGGTGGCCGACCCCGATGAATCCGCAGATCCTTCCCCTACACTAGAGAAAGCAGAGGTTGCTCGACGGCTCTTGGCCACCAGACAGGCAACACCTCTTGATGTGGAGCATGACGGAATCATCGAATGTGCTGATTGCCAGATTATGATGATGCCCATGGTCGAAGCCCGTCTGAGTGCGGGCACTGGCAGTTTTGAGACGGGTGCAAACGTAGAACGTCGTTACGCATTCCGCATGGACTTCCTCATGCGTAAGGGGTGTCCCTCTCAAATGGTTCTCATGCGCGTGGCGGGTGACAGCATGGAGCCGGAAGTCAAACACAACGACGTTGTGCTCATCGACCAGAGTCAACTCACCCCACGGCCAGGGGCTCTTTACGCAGTGGGGGTTGAAGACATGGTTTATCTCAAGCTTATCAATGCCACTCCCGGCAAGCTCGTGATGACCAGCTACAATGCTGCGTATCCTCCTCTTGAAGTCGACGCGCGCGGAGACCTCGCGAACGGTATCCGCATCATTGGTCGAGCTGTTTGGGTGGGGCGCGAACTGAGCTAG
- a CDS encoding Mu transposase C-terminal domain-containing protein — translation MKTNKDAYTTRELAELLSLSRQGMEWRAKREGWTSRKRPGRGGGNEWLVSSMPEDTVLAIQAAEVRNAIATPAAASPAVTAHDVASVVAIDPKRRQKALARADLVREYTHWLRRHGTSARSRADFMAAYEGGAWPELLQQIGPTSWKTLERWKVQQRRAGDVLAIADKRGIAHRGRSLLTERHRQIILGLALNINNPAISYVCNEAVARCRAEGLHIPAPATIRRFVGQYMQECYAEWTFIREGKKAWNDKAAIYFERNWGLVEVGDILIADGHVLNFESVHPETGKPCRMTLLLWFDGASSYPLGWEVMPTENTACISSALRRACLRLGKIPRIAYLDNGKAFRAKHFKGCADFRQAGIVGLYEDLGIQVIHAWAYHGQSKPIERFFGTFHELENWVPSYTGRSIDTKPARMHRGEVTHRKLYAAMGGRPLTLEETHAAIAHFFDTYVRRPARGHLKGRTPQEVFAAGRGPGLDGEEMTRLNMWMLEREVREIDRGGTVRLMGRRYFAPELYGKKHPAIIRYDAQRPQSVLVYATDGRFIAEAKEMQTLHPAAYYLGDESDQQALADALTIRREQEHLAGGTARALLETVVKPETRQRMERLTVSARAPEALPESCPAPVITDEERHAHEAMLAEHKAAMAARPAYDAPTFFGSALERYEYLFQVSEVQGLPLTPADAAFKRDYEQTPEYLEVALPRYEQQRRLNARLAAMEEAHA, via the coding sequence ATGAAGACGAACAAAGACGCATACACGACTCGCGAATTGGCAGAACTCTTGTCCTTGAGCAGACAGGGCATGGAGTGGCGCGCCAAGCGCGAGGGCTGGACGTCGCGTAAGCGTCCGGGCCGTGGCGGCGGTAATGAGTGGCTGGTGAGTTCGATGCCCGAAGACACAGTGCTGGCGATACAGGCCGCCGAAGTGCGGAACGCCATCGCCACGCCCGCCGCCGCATCACCAGCCGTCACGGCCCACGATGTCGCCAGCGTGGTCGCCATCGACCCCAAGCGCCGCCAGAAGGCTCTGGCCCGCGCCGACCTCGTCCGCGAATACACGCACTGGCTGCGTAGGCATGGCACCTCCGCGAGGAGCCGGGCCGACTTCATGGCCGCCTACGAAGGCGGGGCATGGCCTGAACTGCTGCAACAGATCGGCCCGACCAGCTGGAAGACGCTGGAGCGCTGGAAGGTGCAGCAGCGCCGCGCGGGTGACGTGCTGGCCATCGCCGACAAGCGGGGCATCGCCCACAGGGGGCGGTCGCTGCTTACGGAGAGGCATCGCCAGATCATCCTCGGGCTGGCCCTCAACATCAACAATCCCGCCATCAGCTACGTGTGCAACGAAGCCGTGGCCCGCTGCCGGGCCGAAGGGCTGCACATCCCCGCCCCGGCGACCATTCGCCGTTTCGTGGGGCAGTACATGCAGGAATGCTACGCCGAGTGGACGTTCATCCGCGAAGGCAAGAAGGCGTGGAACGACAAGGCAGCCATCTACTTCGAGCGCAACTGGGGGCTGGTGGAGGTGGGCGACATCCTCATCGCGGACGGACACGTGCTGAACTTCGAGTCCGTCCATCCCGAAACGGGGAAGCCCTGCCGCATGACACTGCTGCTCTGGTTCGACGGGGCCAGCAGCTACCCGCTGGGCTGGGAGGTCATGCCCACCGAGAACACGGCCTGCATCAGTTCGGCCCTCCGCCGGGCATGCCTGCGCCTCGGCAAGATTCCGCGCATCGCCTACCTCGACAACGGCAAGGCGTTCCGGGCCAAGCATTTCAAGGGCTGCGCCGACTTCCGGCAGGCCGGGATCGTGGGCCTGTACGAAGACCTCGGCATTCAGGTCATCCACGCATGGGCCTACCACGGTCAGTCGAAGCCCATCGAACGGTTCTTCGGCACGTTCCACGAGCTTGAGAACTGGGTGCCCTCGTACACGGGCCGCAGCATCGACACCAAGCCCGCCCGGATGCACCGGGGCGAAGTGACGCACCGCAAGCTCTACGCAGCCATGGGCGGACGCCCGTTGACGCTGGAAGAGACGCATGCGGCCATCGCCCACTTCTTCGACACCTATGTACGTCGACCTGCCCGAGGGCACCTCAAGGGCCGGACACCGCAGGAGGTCTTCGCCGCAGGACGCGGCCCCGGCCTCGACGGCGAGGAGATGACCCGCCTGAACATGTGGATGCTGGAACGCGAGGTGCGCGAGATCGACCGGGGCGGCACGGTGCGCCTCATGGGGCGTCGCTACTTCGCCCCCGAACTCTACGGCAAGAAGCACCCGGCCATCATCCGCTACGACGCGCAGCGCCCGCAGAGCGTACTCGTCTACGCCACGGACGGGCGTTTCATCGCCGAGGCCAAGGAGATGCAGACGCTGCACCCCGCCGCCTACTACCTCGGCGACGAGAGCGACCAGCAGGCCCTTGCGGACGCGCTCACCATCCGGCGCGAGCAGGAGCATCTGGCGGGCGGCACGGCCCGCGCGCTGCTCGAGACGGTGGTCAAACCCGAGACCCGCCAGCGCATGGAGCGTCTGACCGTCTCTGCCCGTGCCCCTGAAGCCTTGCCGGAGTCATGCCCCGCGCCCGTCATCACCGACGAGGAGCGCCACGCGCACGAGGCCATGCTGGCAGAGCACAAGGCCGCCATGGCGGCCCGGCCCGCCTACGACGCGCCCACGTTCTTCGGCTCCGCGCTCGAACGCTACGAGTACCTTTTTCAGGTTTCCGAGGTGCAGGGCCTGCCCCTGACACCGGCAGACGCGGCTTTCAAGAGAGATTACGAGCAGACGCCCGAATACCTTGAAGTGGCCCTGCCGCGCTACGAACAGCAACGCCGCCTGAACGCTCGCTTGGCGGCCATGGAGGAGGCACACGCATGA
- a CDS encoding AAA family ATPase produces MKKGILIETDNVTRLRAAVKQAEDTERGRPGMVAVWGEAGAGKTIAAHSLYAQRGGVFLRAMEGMSQHAFLQELCWEVKGTRPHGSHRCRADILRALEEEPATVYVDEADRLDLRRLEDLRDIHDITGCPVVLIGEQHLPGKLAERTRIDDRIPEEYRVPFSGITPRDVSLFALEAAEIVLTPGAAGLIHKQAKGNFRRIHNLMLSVESAARAHDTTEVDEALVRAAMPAARSSASRAPRRGQHA; encoded by the coding sequence ATGAAAAAAGGCATCCTGATCGAAACGGACAACGTGACGCGCCTGCGCGCTGCCGTGAAGCAGGCCGAGGACACGGAACGCGGGCGGCCCGGCATGGTGGCCGTGTGGGGTGAGGCAGGCGCTGGCAAGACCATCGCGGCGCACAGCCTGTATGCCCAGCGGGGCGGGGTCTTCCTGCGCGCCATGGAAGGTATGAGCCAGCACGCATTCCTGCAGGAGTTGTGCTGGGAGGTGAAGGGAACGCGCCCGCACGGGTCGCACCGCTGCCGGGCCGACATCCTGCGAGCGCTCGAAGAGGAACCCGCCACCGTCTACGTGGACGAGGCCGACAGGCTCGACCTGCGCAGGCTCGAAGACCTGCGCGACATCCACGACATCACCGGGTGCCCTGTGGTGCTCATCGGTGAGCAGCACCTGCCGGGCAAGCTGGCAGAGCGCACCCGCATCGACGACCGCATCCCCGAAGAATACCGGGTGCCGTTCTCCGGCATCACGCCGCGCGACGTGAGCCTCTTCGCCCTTGAGGCGGCGGAGATCGTGCTCACCCCCGGCGCGGCGGGCCTCATCCACAAGCAGGCCAAGGGCAACTTCCGCCGCATCCACAACCTGATGCTCTCGGTGGAGTCGGCAGCACGGGCGCATGACACCACGGAGGTGGACGAGGCACTGGTGCGGGCCGCCATGCCCGCAGCCCGTTCTTCGGCTTCGAGGGCACCCCGGAGGGGGCAGCATGCGTAG